One genomic window of Mycobacterium sp. SMC-4 includes the following:
- a CDS encoding enoyl-CoA hydratase/isomerase family protein, with amino-acid sequence MNPDNAPLRTARDSHLLILEINRPKARNSLNEAVLTALNTELVAARHDDEIRAIVLTGAGGIFCAGADITNFDAIRDQSLLGDRAALGGTIWADLGRFPKPVLAAVEGLALGGGCELALACDIVIAGESAKFGVPEVKLGVIPGGGGTQRLIQAVGKSKAMALLLTGDFLSAQRACAAGIVAETVPDGTALEAAVAMAQRIAANSPLAVALAKDAALQALETSLAQGLEHEKRNFHVAIHSADSREGQAAFLAKRAPEFTGK; translated from the coding sequence ATGAACCCCGACAACGCCCCGCTACGCACGGCCCGCGACAGCCACCTCCTGATCCTGGAGATCAACCGGCCCAAGGCTCGCAACAGTCTGAACGAGGCGGTGCTCACCGCCTTGAACACCGAGCTCGTCGCGGCTCGGCACGACGACGAGATCCGTGCCATCGTGCTCACCGGCGCCGGCGGGATCTTCTGCGCCGGAGCCGACATCACCAATTTCGACGCCATTCGCGACCAGTCGCTGCTCGGCGATCGAGCCGCGCTGGGCGGCACCATCTGGGCCGACCTGGGCCGATTCCCGAAGCCGGTCCTCGCTGCGGTCGAGGGCCTCGCACTCGGCGGCGGCTGCGAGTTGGCGCTTGCCTGCGACATCGTCATCGCCGGCGAATCCGCCAAGTTCGGTGTCCCGGAGGTGAAGCTCGGCGTGATCCCGGGCGGCGGCGGAACCCAGCGCCTGATTCAGGCCGTCGGCAAGTCCAAGGCGATGGCCCTACTGCTCACCGGCGACTTCCTGTCCGCACAGCGGGCGTGCGCGGCCGGCATCGTCGCCGAGACCGTCCCGGACGGCACCGCCCTCGAAGCGGCGGTCGCCATGGCGCAGCGGATCGCCGCCAACTCACCGCTCGCGGTGGCGCTGGCCAAGGATGCCGCCCTCCAGGCCCTGGAAACCTCTCTGGCGCAAGGACTCGAGCACGAGAAGCGCAACTTTCACGTTGCCATCCATTCCGCCGACAGCCGCGAGGGCCAGGCCGCGTTCCTCGCCAAGCGCGCCCCCGAATTCACCGGAAAGTAG